Genomic window (Oscarella lobularis chromosome 15, ooOscLobu1.1, whole genome shotgun sequence):
GCGAAGATGCTCCTCATGCGTTCGACGCGTTCCCTTCAGAAATTCGCCCGCCTTCAAGGACGCCATGCAAAactaaaattaattaggagTTGTCACACAAAAGGCCACGCCCccgtttttttctcaaacATACTTGAATGAAGTGAAGCGGAGTgatcgcgttcgcgtcgaaatAGAGTTTTTTCAGCACGACGAGCTTCATTAGAACGATATCGGACGCCGAGAACTGGTAGTCGCATAGGCGCGCGATTATTTTCGACGATACGGATAGCGCTTCCTAAACGCGTCGCGTGGGGAAAATCGACTACAGTACCGGTACACCCCCCACGcgactcgacgaaaaaacgcgtctaCCTTGCTTTCTTGCGTCGTTTTTGCCGCGATGTAGTAGCACGCGGCAGCGAGACACTTGAGGTCTTTGACCTGAGAGAAAGAGCTAGGAATCGTTGGGAAAAGTGAACGAGCGATCGACCCCGAGCGATTCTTACGCAGACGATGCCCAAGAAGCGATCTAAGAGAGAGATGGCGAACATGAGCGATTTGGGTGTGCTGTGAAATCGGCCGGAGAGCCATGTGACGGTCGCTTCGCGTAAAAAGCCGAGGTGTTTGGCGCGATCGTAGGCCGACATCTGGCGAAGTATGACGCGCGGCCCGGCAATATGACTGCGTTCGCGAATGAGTGTACGAACAACCGGGCGCGATTTCTATTGGCCGACGCGAAGCGAGGAAAGACAGAGGAGCCTCAAGTTGCCTACAACTTGTAggctgcgacgtcgtcacgccCCTTCGTTGGTCCGGGACTAGAACCAACacgcccccccccccccccccccaacGACCGGGAAGTGACAAGGAAGTCTCCTACCTCAAGTTCCATGGCGGCTCGACGTACTCTTCTCATCGGGCTCGTCATTTTAACCATCTGGATGCTTTCCGTCTATCGCGGTAGCGTTTTCGTCAGCCGATTGACCGAGCAAGAAGACGCCGCCGGATGCGGAACAGGCACAATCCGACTCGCCTATTTGGAAAGACGAGTTCGAGAGGAAGTCGATCGTCTGAAAAACGAACAGGCATCGTGTACGCCTCAGCAGCGTCATCGATCGCCAACGCCAAAACTCAAACCAAGATCGAGTGAAAAACTCGAAGCGAACGAGAAGTCGGAGCGAAGGAGAGACGAAGCGCAAGACTCGATCGCGAAGCGCGCCATCCCATCGACGACTCGACTCGCCGACGCAAAATCAAACATTTcgaaaaaatttgacgtcatcgcgctACGACGTCTAGAAAGGACGGTCGTGAACTGGTGGAAAACGATTCAGTACGAGACGAGCCAAGcggacgagaagacgacgaaaaggaaaaaattcgttggCATATCGGCCGATCATCTCCACAACGTCctaatcgacgtcgctcgctTGAGAAAGGCGAGTCGATTGGACCAGCGAGAGGAAgtcgagacggcgacgagcgcggTTCAGGAGCGCTTTCGACTGCGTCAGAATCCGCCTTCGTGTGAGAAAGACGTGAAACGATTGGCGTGCTCGATGAATAAGATGTGCGGCTTCGGCTGTCAGGTGCATCACGTCGCCTATTGCTTTCTGCTCGCTCACGGCTTGGGTCGCGTGTTCGTGCTCGCCTCCGACATGTGGTCGTATAATCGAGGCGGACGCGGTTGGATCGACGTGTTCAAGCCGGTTTCGTTGTCGTGTGAAATGAAGTTTGCTGACGATCGGAGCTTACCCGCGTATAATCCGAAGACGTATGATCCCGATGCGCCTGTCGTTCGGGCGCACTTCATCGATAATTACGTTAA
Coding sequences:
- the LOC136195828 gene encoding cyclin-I-like isoform X1; the encoded protein is MSAYDRAKHLGFLREATVTWLSGRFHSTPKSLMFAISLLDRFLGIVCVKDLKCLAAACYYIAAKTTQESKEALSVSSKIIARLCDYQFSASDIVLMKLVVLKKLYFDANAITPLHFIQFCMASLKAGEFLKGTRRTHEEHLRALVRRLQFCAQDYRFLMYRASTLGLALFMTECKQLPEFNWLTVSLSLQTACHIPGRELSICFEEVQEFFSSRSDWLDTKPSLTEQFRRRGSCNSKEKARIRHRRCQMSMSCRGEAELLIKSDTEKCLSYEKRRP
- the LOC136196405 gene encoding alpha-(1,6)-fucosyltransferase-like, whose translation is MAARRTLLIGLVILTIWMLSVYRGSVFVSRLTEQEDAAGCGTGTIRLAYLERRVREEVDRLKNEQASCTPQQRHRSPTPKLKPRSSEKLEANEKSERRRDEAQDSIAKRAIPSTTRLADAKSNISKKFDVIALRRLERTVVNWWKTIQYETSQADEKTTKRKKFVGISADHLHNVLIDVARLRKASRLDQREEVETATSAVQERFRLRQNPPSCEKDVKRLACSMNKMCGFGCQVHHVAYCFLLAHGLGRVFVLASDMWSYNRGGRGWIDVFKPVSLSCEMKFADDRSLPAYNPKTYDPDAPVVRAHFIDNYVKNNPPYLPFVIPTDLANVVQHFHRIPGLWFLGQIVSYLLRLNGDMQNFIDDLKTSIGFTVYLGKEKLGRGARKSHTYTHPHTDRGEKVKTTKHIGSLHTGENIFTIRYSRTLTRYNEIKIQKMNTENEYEWLVPPAPISAMAR
- the LOC136195828 gene encoding cyclin-I-like isoform X3; this translates as MSAYDRAKHLGFLREATVTWLSGRFHSTPKSLMFAISLLDRFLGIVCVKDLKCLAAACYYIAAKTTQESKEALSVSSKIIARLCDYQFSASDIVLMKLVVLKKLYFDANAITPLHFIQFCMASLKAGEFLKGTRRTHEEHLRALVRRLQFCAQDYRFLMYRASTLGLALFMTECKQLPEFNWLTVSLSLQTACHIPGRELSICFEEVQEFFSSRSDWLDTKPSLTEQFRRRGSCNSKEKARIRHRRCQMTKA